In the genome of Synechococcus sp. CB0101, the window CGCCGACACCTGCCGCTCGCTCCAGCAGCAGTGCCGTGATCTGGGGCGCCTGGAGCTGAACCTCACCATCAGCAATTTCACCCCCAAGCCCCACACGCCCTTCCAGTGGCACAGCGTGAGCACGGCGGAATTCCAGCGCCGTCAGCAGCTGCTGCGCGATGAGCTGCGGCGGATGCGTGGCATCAAAACCAACTACACCGACATCCGCCTCTCCGCGATGGAGGACTTCGTCGGCCGCGGTGATCGCCGCTTGGCGCCGGTGATCGAAGCCGCCTGGCGCGCCGGCGCCGGCCTCGATGCCTGGTTTGAGGCGGCCGATCGCACCTATGAGGCCTGGACCTCCGCCATTGAGGCTGCGGGCCTCGGGGGGCGCTACCGCGACCTGGAGATGGGCGAGTGGAGTGCCGCCGAAGGGATGGATCCCGACGATCTGGCCGCCTTCTGCAGCCAGCCTCTGCCTTGGGATCACATCGATTCCGGTGTGGAGAAAACCTGGCTGGCAGAGGATCTGCGCCAGGCCCTGGCCGCGGCCGTGGTGCCGGATTGCTCGTTTGAGGGCTGCAGCAGCTGCGGGGTGTGCGGCCCCGAGTTGGGCCACAACGTGGTGGTGCCGCCGCCGCCGATTCCGGAGCAGCGGCCCCAGCGGGCGCCGGCCAGTGATCGGGTGGCGCGGCTGCGCTTCCGCTTCAGCAAAACCGGCTCCATGGCCCTGCTCAGCCACCTCGATCTGGTGCGGCTGATGGAGCGGGCCCTGCGCCGTAGCGGTCTGCCGGTGAGCTTCACCGGTGGCTTCCATCCGCTGCCGAGGGTGCAGTTCGCCTTGGCCTTGCCGCTGGGGGCGGAGGCCGACGGCGAATGGATGGACATCGAATTCACCCGAGGGTTGGATCCGGCGGAGGCCCTGCAGCAGCTTCAGCCCCAGTTGCCCGAGGGCTTTGCGCTGTTGCAGGTGGAGCCTGTGGCGGTCTCTGGCGAGAGCTTGTCGCAGGAGCTGGTGGGTGCCCATTGGCAGCTGGAGTTGCGCCCTGCAGTGGATCGCTGCGAAGCGGCGCTCTGGCAGGCGGCGGCTGCAGCGCTGCTCGCCAGCGAGAGCTGGATCTGGCACGACACCGACAAAAAAGGTCGGCCGCGGCAGCGCGACTGCCGCCCCTTCTTGAAAAGCCTGGATGTGACCGCGGCGGCCGACACCGTGCAGGTTCGCTACGGCGCTGTGGTGGATCCGGCCGGCCGCAGTTTGCGGCCGGAGCAGCTGCAGCACTGGTTTGCCCAACAGCTTGATACCGAGCTGGAGATGGTGAGCCTGCGCCGTGAATCCCTGCAGCTTCGGCAGAGCTGAAACCCCTGAAAACACCCGTGCTAGCGTGCGTTCACCGGTTCAACCAGAAGCAGGCTTAGCCAATCAGCTCTGCTATCGCTTCGGGTTCCGCATCAGTTTTCACGAACCTCTCTTCCTGAAAGCTGCCCGATGCGGCGCCGGCAGACGGGTTCCATTCAGATCTGGATCTCGCAAGCAACGGGCTTCGGCCCACCTCCACGAAGGCCAAAGGCCTGCCGCCGTTGATTGACCGGCGTTCTCACTGAATTTTTCAAGCACCACTCCTCGTTTCTTCCCTTGCATCGGCGATGCAAGTCGGAGCCCGTGGATGGTTGCTCTGGCGCTGAGCGCCACTCTCTGCCTCTGATTCCGGCCTGCGTCATGCAGGTCCTCTCCTGACCTTCCATGCCTCAGCAGATCGTCATCGCCGAGCAGCTGCGGATCGCCGCAGTGCTCACCGATGACCGGGTGGATGAACTGGTGGTGGCCCAGGGCCGCTATCAAATTGGCGACGTCTATCTCGGCACCGTTGAAAACGTGCTGCCGGGGATCGACGCCGCGTTCGTGAACATCGGCGAAGGCGAAAAGAACGGTTTCATTCATGTGACCGATCTGGGGCCACTGCGGCTCAAGAAAGGCACCCTCGGCATCACCGAACTGCTGGAGCCGCGCCAGAAGGTGCTGGTGCAGGTGATGAAGGAGCCCACCGGCACCAAGGGCCCTCGCCTCACGGGCAACCTCACCCTGCCGGGCCGTTTTCTGATCCTGCAGCCCCATGGCCAGGGAGTGAACATCTCCCGGCGGATCAATGCGGAAAGTGAGCGCAACCGCCTGCGCGCCTTGGGTGTGCTGATCAAGCCACCCGGCGCTGGCCTGCTGATCCGCACCGAGGCCGAAGGGGTGAGCGAAGAGCTGCTCATCGACGACCTCGAAGCGCTGTTGCGTCAGTGGGAGGCGATTCAGACCGCTGCGGAAAGCGCCACGCCGCCGGTGTTGCTCAACCGCGACGAAGATTTCATCCACCGCATCCTGCGCGATCACTACAGCCCCGATGTGGCGCGGATCGTGCTCGATAGCGCCGATGGCGTGAGCCGGGTGAATGCCTTCCTGGGGCCTGATCAGAGCCAGGTGCAGGTGGAGCAGCATCTCGATTCCAGCGAGATCCTCGAGGCGTTCAAGGTGAACGCCGCCATCCGCGATGCCCTCAAGCCCCGGGTGGATCTTCCCTCAGGCGGCTACGTGATCATCGAGCCCACCGAGGCCCTCACGGTGATCGATGTGAACTCGGGCTCCTTCACTCGCTCGGCCAATGCACGGGAAACCGTGCTCTGGACCAACTACGAGGCCGCCACGGAGATTGCGCGTCAGCTGAAGCTGCGCAACATCGGTGGTGTGGTGATCATCGACTTCATCGACATGGAGTCGCGGCGCGACCAGCTGCAGGTGCTCGAGCACTTCACGGCCGCCATGCGCCCGGATTCGGCCCGCCCCCAGATCGCCCAGATCAGCGAACTGGGGCTGGTGGAGCTGACCCGCAAGCGCCAGGGTCAGAACATTTATGAGCTGTTTGGCCGGGCCTGTCCCAGCTGCGGTGGTCTGGGCCATGTGGCCGTGCTGCCTGGAAAAGACAGCCTCCAGCCCCTGGCAGCCGCACCGGGCTTGGTGCGCTCTGCCGCATCGGCTCGCGCTGAAGTGTTCAGCCCCGCCGGCGCTGAATCCGGCAGTGGCCGCCGCCGCCGTGGTGGCCGCGGTGGCCGTGGCGGTAGCGATGCCGCCGAGCTCAGCAGCTACGACGACACCACGCCGGCGGGCGTCTCCAACGACGCCGCCACCGCTGCCGCGGCAGAGCCTTCGTCGCGGCGCCCGGAGCCTGAGCTGGTGGCCGTGCCGATGGATCCCGAGCAGGAACTGGTGTACGGCTGGCTGGGACTGAATCCAGCCCTGCTGCTGGATCCCGTTCCGGCGGCCGACAACCTGGTGGTGCGGGTGGTGCGTCCTGGAGAGGACGCTGAAGCGGTGCTTGAGGAGGCTCGTCAGCAGTTGGCTGCTGCGGGTCCCCGTCGCCGCCGACGCGGCCGCGGTGGTGCCAATGGTCAGGGGGCTGGATCCGCAGCACCGTCTGTGCATGAGGCATCCCCTGAGGCCTCAGCCTCCACGCAGACCCTGCCGGTCACGGTGGAGATCACACCGCTGCCCGTCGAAACCTTCCCCAGCTATCCCAGCGTTGCGGTGTTGCCCGACAGCGGCCTGGAGCTTGTGGCTGCTGCGGCAGAGCCGGAGGCAGCCAACGGACGGCGGGTGCGGAGTCGGCGCCGCAGCGATGCCTCTGCCGGGTCACCCGCACATGCGGCGGCGGCCGTTGCCGTTCTGCCGGTGGTGGAAACCGGCGCCGCCAGCGATGCAGCGCCACCGGAACCCGACGACGCCTCCGAACCTCGTCGCCGTCGCCGCCGCTCCTCAGCGGCCGAATGAGGGGGCGCAGCGATCCCCTGCTCCAGCGGATCGCGGGCGTTGATGAAGTAGGCCGCGGCTGCTGGTTCGGCCCCGTGTTTGCCGGGGCCGTGATTCTCCCGGCTTCGGCGCGATCCGCTCTGGCAGCCGCCGGACTCACCGACAGCAAGAAGCTCACCGCCCGCCGGCGCGCTCAGCTCGTGCCGCTGATCCAGCAGCATGCCGAGAGCTGGGCCCTGGGGCAGGCCTCGGCCCGCGAGATCGATCAAGTGGGCATTCGTGCGGCCACTGAACGGGCGATGCTGCGCGCACTTCAGCGCCTGAGCGCACCGCCGCCAGGGCTGGTGCTGGTGGATGGGGTGTTGCCCTTGCGGCTCTGGGAGGGGCCCCAGCAGACCGTCGTGCGCGGCGACAGTGAACACCTGGAAATTGCCGCCGCCAGTGTTCTCGCCAAGCAAGCCCGCGATGCCCTGATCACCCGCCTGGCTGCGCGCTATCCCGCCTATGGCCTGGAGCGCCATGCGGGCTACGGCACTGCGCTGCATCGCGCTGCCGTGCTGGAGGCCGGGCCGACCCCACTGCACCGGCGCTCGTTTTTGGGCAAGGTGCTGGCGGCTTAGCGCGCTGCGGGGGCCAGGCACCAGGCGTTGAAGTCATCCAGCAGCTGCTGCTGCACGCGGGTTTTCATCCCGAGCAGAATGCCCGCCAGCAGCGAGCGGCCGGTGGCCTCGAGCACTTTCACCGGAATCAGGCGCAACAGGCTCGGCTGGCTCACGCTCACGGCCAGGCAAGCCTCGCCGTGGAGGCCTTCTGCACTCGCCTCCAGCCACGATTCCAGCGTCAGCTGAAAGTCGTCGACGATGCCAAGCCCTTCCAGTTGGCAATCGATGGCTTCGAGTTCGATGCGCTCGGCGCTGCGGCGGGCCACCAGCTCCACCACTGGTTGGATCTGCAGCTGGAACACCTGCAACCGGGTCACGGTGTAGCGGTAGTGGCTGTTGCCGAGGTTCTCCAGCTGCTCGGGATCCAGCAGGGCACCGATCACCCGTTCCTCGTCGTTGAGGTAGTCGGGCAGCAGGTGGGCCTGGTGAGGAACCGACAGCTGCAAGGCTTGGCTGGCGCTGAAGGCCAAAGGCATGGCTCGTTGGCCGGCGCGTCATGATCCTATCCAGCACGGCCGGCACAACCCGCATGCGCATTGCATTTCTTGGTCCTGTCGGCACCTATGGCGAGCAGGCTGCAATCCGGCTGTGTGAGCTGGAGGGGATCGAGGCTCCCGAGTTCATGCCACAGGTGGGAATCCGCGCCGTGGTGAAGGCGGTGGCGGAGGGGCGCTGCGATGCCGCTGTGGTGCCGGTGGAGAACTCCGTGGAGGGTGGGGTCACCGCCTGCATGGACGCCCTTTGGGAGCATCCCGAGCTGCGGGTGGCCAGGGCGCTGGTGTTGCCGATCCGCCATGCGCTCTTGGGCAGCGGCCCCCTGGACGGGGTGAGCGAGGTGCTCTCCCACCCCCAGGCCCTGGCCCAGTGCAGCCAGTGGTTGGGTGATCAGTTGCCTGCCGCGTTGCAACTCCCCACCAGTTCCACCGCTGATGCTGCCCGGATGGTGGCGGGCAGCCGCTTTAGAGCCGCGATTGCATCCCTCCAGGCCGCCCAGGAACACGGGCTTGAGGTGTTGGCCTACCCGATCAACGACGTGGCCGGCAACTGCACGCGCTTTTTGCTGCTGCGTCAAGGCGAACGCACCCTGGCGGGCCCGATGGCCAGCCTCGCCTTCTCCCTGCATGCCAATCGCCCAGGGGCCCTGCTCGAGGCCTTGGCCTGTTTTGCCCGCCGCGACCTCAACATGACGCGGATCGAATCACGCCCCTCCAAACGCGAGATGGGCGAATACATCTTCTTTGTGGATCTGGAGCTGCCTAAGGGCGAGGAGCCGTTGCATCAGGCACTCGCTGAGCTGAAACCCCTTTGCGAACACCTGGCGCTTTTCGGGGGATACCCCATGACGCAGCTCGAAGCGGGCGCATCGGCCTAAGCCGGCTTGCGGCCCCGGAATACCCCGAACTGCATCATTCCGGTGTCGAAGCCCCAGTGCATCAGCAGCAGCGTGGGGGTTTCGCGCAGCCCCATCAGCACAGCCCGAGGCCCAAGGCCCAGCACCGCGGCTGGGCGCCGTGCGCCTTCGAGGATGGAATCAATCCAGGAGGGCAGGGTTTCGCGGCTCCAATCGCCTGTCTCCACCTGAAGACGTTCGTGCGTTGAGCCTGAGGACCAGCGGCTCTGCTCGAGGTTTTGGCGGAAGCCGGGGATGCTGGCGAATTCCGGATGAGCCCATTGCACGAGCAATTGGTGCATCACCCAGCGCTCGAGGCGGTTGAGGGGTTTCACCGAGGGGTCGCGGCGGTTCCAGTCGGCCACCGCCAGGAGCCCCCCGGGCTTGAGCACCCGCAGTAATTCATCGGCGTAGCGCTGTTTATCCGGCATGTGGGGGCCTGCTTCCACGCTCCACACCGCATCAAAGCTTTGATCAGGGAGATCCAGGGCCAGGGCATCCATCACCGCAAAACGGCAGCTCAGGCCGTCGGGGGTGAGGGCTTCGGCCCGCTTGATCTGTCCTGGGCTGATGCTGATGCCCAACACGTTGAGGCCGTAATCGCGGGCCAGGATGCGGGCGCTGCCACCGATGCCGCAGCCCACATCCAGCACCGTGCTGCCGGTGGGGAGCTGATCCAGGCCGCTCCAGCGCACCAGCTCATGGACGAACTCTTCCTTGGCCCGGCGGAAATCACGGCGCCGCGGGGGGCTGCCGTAGTGGCCGAGGTGCACATGCTCGCCCCAGAGCCGCTCGAGCAATTGATCGTCGGTCCAGCGGTCGTAGGCGTCAGCCACGCTGGCGGTGCTGGTGAAAGCGCGATCACGCCAGCTCCACACCAACAGCCCGATCAGCAGCAGACCCGCCAGAACGGCGACCATCAGCATCAGCCCCCCCGCCAGGGGGGTGAGCACAGCAAGGACCTGCATCAGTGGTTCAGCGATCCGTGTCGTCGCCGGGCTCCTTCAAATCCCGGAAAGTGTCTTGCAGCACGGTGCGGGCTGCCAGTTGGCGGCGGGTTTCATCCAGGAGTTCAAATTCCTGCCGCAGTCGCTCTTCGGTGTCGGTGATTTCCAGCAGGGTTTGCTGTTGATCGGCGACGGGTCCGCCGAGATGGGATCCGATCCAGAAGGAGAGCTCCCGCGGTAGATCCGGCAGATCCGTGGGCAAGCTGGTGGGTTTGCCCATCAGCTTGCCGGTGAGTTCCACCACATCTTTGAGGGCTTGCTCCACGTTGCTGGAGAGATCACTCAGGCGGTCGTGGTTCTCCGGGTGGTCATCTTCAATCCAGCTCACCAGCCCCACCTTGAACGGGGCCTCGCGCACCACCTCGAGCACACGAAAGCGCTGCTGGCCGAGGGTCACGATGTTGCTGCGGTCGTCGGATTGGGTCTGGCACTGCAGGATCTCGGCGCAGCAGCCCACATCCGCCATCCGACCTTCCTGGGGATCCCAGCGCACCACTCCGAAGCGCCGGTCGGTGTCGAGCACCGTGCGCAGCATCATCCGGTAGCGCGGCTCAAAGATGTGCAGCGGCAGCACTTCCTGAGGGAACAGCACCACATCGGGCAACGGGAACAGTGGCAGCTCGCGCACGGCCAGTTGCGTCACGTGGCAGGGAGATCAGGGTGGATCGAATCCTAGAGAGCGTTGCTGAGCGGCGCGCGGCGCCTTTGTGTTCGATCCACCGCTCTGGTGCTGTTGGGGAGGCCAACAAAAAAGCCCGCCTTGCGGCGGGCCGGGGTCTGATCCTCTCGGAGTCAGCAGGTCAGAGCTTCACCTCGATGTCCACGCCGCTGGGCAGGTCGAGCTTCATCAGGGCATCGATGGTCTTGGCCGAAGGGCTGTAGATGTCGATGATGCGGCGGTGGGTGCGGGTCTCGAAGTGCTCGCGGGAGTCCTTGTCCACGTGGGGCGAGCGCAGCACGCAGTAGATCTTGCGCTTGGTGGGCAGGGGGATCGGACCGATCGCAGTTGCAGCGGTGTGATCGGCCGTTTCGATGATTTTTTCGCAGGAGAGATCCAGCATGCGGCGATCAAACGCCTTCAGGCGGATGCGGATCTTCTGCTGGGCGATAGCGGTGGACATGGATCAGGCGGGAGAGGTCAGCAAGGACCAGCGCTCGATGGGCACGAGGCAACTGGGAAGTTGAAGCTGGATTGTCGAGGTGCGGAAGGGGATGGAGAGCGGAAGCCCGATGGGCCGGCTCTCCATCCCGAAACCTAGATCACGGCCGAAGCCAGATCAGGATCACTCGATGATCTTGGACACCACGCCGGCACCGATGGTGCGGCCGCCTTCGCGGATAGCGAAGCGCATGCCCTGCTCGATGGCCACGGGGCAGATCAGCTCGCCGGTCATCTTGATGCGGTCACCGGGCATCACCATTTCCACGTTGGAGCCGTCGTCGGCGGTGAAAGCGGTGATCTGACCGGTCACGTCGGTCGTACGGATGTAGAACTGCGGGCGATAGCCAGCAAAGAAGGGGGTGTGGCGGCCGCCTTCTTCCTTCTTCAGCACGTACACCTCACCCTCGAACTTGGTGTGGGGCTTGATGGAGTTGGGCTTCACGAGCACCATGCCGCGCTCGATGTCTTCCTTCTGGATGCCGCGGAGCAGCAGACCCACGTTGTCGCCGGCCATGCCCTCGTCGAGCAGCTTGCGGAACATTTCCACGCCGGTGACGGTGGTCTCGCGGGTGTCCTTGATACCCACGATCTGCACGGTTTCACCAACCTTCACCACACCGCGCTCGATACGGCCGGTGGCCACGGTGCCGCGACCGGTGATGGAGAACACGTCTTCAACAGCCATCAGGAAGGGCTTGTCGACTTCGCGCTCAGGCTCGGGGATGCCGCTGTCAACGGCTTCCATCAGTTCGGTGATCTTGCCTTCCCACTCGGCGTCACCCTCGAGGGCCTTCAGGCCGGACACCTTCACCACGGGGATGTCATCGCCGGGGAAGTCGTAGCTGCTCAGCAGCTCGCGCACTTCCAGTTCCACCAGCTCGAGGATCTCCTCGTCGTCCACCATGTCGCACTTGTTCAGTGCTACCACCAGAGCGGGCACGCCCACCTGCTTAGCCAGCAGGATGTGCTCCTTGGTCTGGGCCATGGGGCCGTCGGTGGCGGCCACCACGAGGATGGCGCCGTCCATCTGAGCGGCACCGGTGATCATGTTCTTCACGTAGTCCGCGTGGCCGGGGCAGTCCACGTGGGCGTAGTGACGACCGTCGGTCTCGTACTCAACGTGAGCGGTGTTGATGGTGATACCGCGCTCACGCTCTTCCGGAGCACCGTCGATCTGGTCGTAAGCCTGAGCCTTGGCCTGACCCTTCTTGGCCAGCACGTTGGTGATGGCGGCGGTGAGGGTGGTCTTGCCGTGGTCAACGTGGCCGATGGTGCCGATGTTGACGTGGGGCTTATTCCTTTCGAACTTCTCGCGAGCCATGATGAAAAAGAATCGGGGGGTAAATGGGTATGGGAAAGATCAGGAATTGCCCTGATTCTTGGAGATGATGGCTTCTGCCACATTGCGAGGAACTTCCTCGTAGTGGCTGAATTCCATCGAGAAGATACCCCGACCCTGGGTCATGGATCGGAGCTGGGTGGCGTAGCCGAACATCTCGGCCAGAGGCACCTTGGCCTGGACCTTGGACTGACCATCATCGATGGACTGCCCTTCAACCTGGCCGCGACGGGAGGAGAGATCGCCGATGACGGACCCGAGGAAATCCTCAGGCACCTCCACCTCAACCTTCATCATCGGCTCAAGCAGTACAGGGCTGCACTTCTTGACGCCGTCCTTGAAGGCCATGGAGCCGGCGATCTTGAACGCCATCTCCGACGAGTCCACATCATGGTAAGACCCGTCGATCATGGTGACCTTCACATCGATCATCGGGAAGCCTGCAATCACGCCGGACTGACAGGTCTCCTTCATGCCGGCTTCTGCCGGTCCGATGTACTCCTTGGGCACGACACCGCCAACAATCTTGTTGACGAATTCGAAGCCTGAACCCGGCTCGCCGGGCTCCATTTCGATCACCACGTGGCCGTACTGGCCCTTACCACCGGTCTGACGGGCGAACTTGCCCTCACCCTTGGCGCTGGCGCGAATGGTTTCGCGATAGGACACCTGAGGCGCACCGATGTTGGCCTCCACCTTGAATTCGCGCAGCATGCGGTCCACGAGGATTTCCAGGTGGAGTTCGCCCATGCCGGCGATCACGGTTTGGTTGGTTTCCGGATCCGTGCGAACCCGGAAGGTGGGGTCTTCCTCGGAGAGGGATTGCAGGGCCTTGGAGAGTTTCTCCATGTCGCCCTTGGTCTTGGGCTCCACGGCCACCGAGATCACGGGCTCGGGGATGTAGAGGGATTCCAGAACGATCGGATCGGAATCCACGCACAGGGTGTCGCCGGTGGTGGTGTCCTTCAGGCCGAGAACGGCGCCGAGGTCGCCGGCGCGCAGCTCATCCACTTCCTCGCGGTCGTCGGCCTTGAGCACGATCAGGCGGGAGATGCGCTCTTTCTTGTCCTTGGTGGAGTTGAGCACGTAGCTGCCCTTCTGGAGCACACCCGAATAGATGCGCACAAAGGTGAGCTTGCCGAAGGGATCGGCCATCACCTTGAAGGCCAGGGCGCTGAAGGGGGCGCTGTCTTCAGCAGGACGCACGGCCTCTTCGCCGTTGGGAAGCACACCCTGAATCGGGGGCACGTCGACAGGTGCGGGCAGGTAGTCGACCACAGCGTCGAGCAGCAGCTGGACGCCCTTGTTCTTGAAGGCAGAACCGCACAGCATCGGCACCAGGCCATGCTTCAGCACGCCCTCGCGGATGCCTTTGCGCAGTTCCTCTTCGCTGAGTTCGCCTTCTTCGAGGAACTTCTCGATGAGTGCCTCATCGGTTTCGGCGACGGCTTCCATCAGGTAGGCGCGCCATTCAGCGGCCTCATCCGCCATCGAGGCCGGGATTTCGGTCTCTTCGATGTCTTTGCCGAGCTCATCCTTGTAGATGAAGGCGCGGTTCTTCACCAGGTCGACGATGCCGCTCAGTTCGCCTTCGGCACCGATCGGCAGCTGGATGGGAGCAGCCTTGGCCTTGAGGCGATCTTTGATCTGACCGTGCACCTTCAGGAAGTCGGCGCCGGTGCGGTCCATCTTGTTGACGAACACCATGCGGGGAACGCTGTAGCGATCCGCTTGGCGCCAGACGGTTTCCGACTGGGGCTGCACGCCACCTACGGCGCAGAACACGGCGATCACACCGTCGAGCACACGCATGGAGCGCTCCACCTCAATGGTGAAGTCCACGTGGCCGGGCGTATCAATGATGTTGATCCGGTGATCACGCCAGCTGGTGGAGATGGCGGCCGCGGTGATCGTGATCCCGCGCTCGCGCTCTTGCGCCATCCAGTCGGTCACGGCGGCGCCGTCGTGCACCTCACCGATCTTGTGGACCACACCCGAATAGAACAGGATCCGTTCGGTTGTGGTGGTCTTACCGGCATCAATGTGTGCCGCAATACCAATATTTCGTACGCGTTCTAGGGGATAGGCGCGAGCCACGGTTTAGGTCTCCGGAAGGGGAATCGACAAAAAAGCGGGCGCCACTCTACAAGTCGGCCTCCGGCCGACCTGTGCGGGCGGCGATCAGTAGCGGTAGTGGGCGAAGGCCTTGTTGGCTTCGGCCATCTTGTGGGTCTCTTCGCGCTTGCGAACAGCGCTGCCGGCCTCGTTGGCGGCATCCAT includes:
- a CDS encoding TIGR03960 family B12-binding radical SAM protein, encoding MTVAPAQPVDFEALVDRTIAKPGRYLGNELGVQPRDWDQAWPAAGVRWALTYPEIYEVGSSNTGHIILYSILNSVPGQLCDRSYLPGPDLAERLRARGEALFAVESRRPLPAFDILGFSLSYELGATNILSMLELAQVPLRAADRGDLPLSDPAAPPLIFAGGPTATSNPEPFAAFFDFVVLGDGEEVLPEIGLVVAEAKAAGLSRRELLIDLAQVPGVYVPALYGPAADGVTQVPLLAGVPERVLRRTATPMPHYAMGLVPHIETVHDRLTVEIRRGCTRGCRFCQPGMLTRPARDVEPEAVIEAIETGMERTGYSDFSLLSLSCSDYLALPAVGVELRNRLADKNVSLTLPSQRVDRFDENIAHILGGTRKAGLTFAPEAGTQRLRDIVNKGLTDEELLRGIRTAMENGYRKVKLYFMIGLPGETDADVIGIADTCRSLQQQCRDLGRLELNLTISNFTPKPHTPFQWHSVSTAEFQRRQQLLRDELRRMRGIKTNYTDIRLSAMEDFVGRGDRRLAPVIEAAWRAGAGLDAWFEAADRTYEAWTSAIEAAGLGGRYRDLEMGEWSAAEGMDPDDLAAFCSQPLPWDHIDSGVEKTWLAEDLRQALAAAVVPDCSFEGCSSCGVCGPELGHNVVVPPPPIPEQRPQRAPASDRVARLRFRFSKTGSMALLSHLDLVRLMERALRRSGLPVSFTGGFHPLPRVQFALALPLGAEADGEWMDIEFTRGLDPAEALQQLQPQLPEGFALLQVEPVAVSGESLSQELVGAHWQLELRPAVDRCEAALWQAAAAALLASESWIWHDTDKKGRPRQRDCRPFLKSLDVTAAADTVQVRYGAVVDPAGRSLRPEQLQHWFAQQLDTELEMVSLRRESLQLRQS
- a CDS encoding Rne/Rng family ribonuclease, with the translated sequence MPQQIVIAEQLRIAAVLTDDRVDELVVAQGRYQIGDVYLGTVENVLPGIDAAFVNIGEGEKNGFIHVTDLGPLRLKKGTLGITELLEPRQKVLVQVMKEPTGTKGPRLTGNLTLPGRFLILQPHGQGVNISRRINAESERNRLRALGVLIKPPGAGLLIRTEAEGVSEELLIDDLEALLRQWEAIQTAAESATPPVLLNRDEDFIHRILRDHYSPDVARIVLDSADGVSRVNAFLGPDQSQVQVEQHLDSSEILEAFKVNAAIRDALKPRVDLPSGGYVIIEPTEALTVIDVNSGSFTRSANARETVLWTNYEAATEIARQLKLRNIGGVVIIDFIDMESRRDQLQVLEHFTAAMRPDSARPQIAQISELGLVELTRKRQGQNIYELFGRACPSCGGLGHVAVLPGKDSLQPLAAAPGLVRSAASARAEVFSPAGAESGSGRRRRGGRGGRGGSDAAELSSYDDTTPAGVSNDAATAAAAEPSSRRPEPELVAVPMDPEQELVYGWLGLNPALLLDPVPAADNLVVRVVRPGEDAEAVLEEARQQLAAAGPRRRRRGRGGANGQGAGSAAPSVHEASPEASASTQTLPVTVEITPLPVETFPSYPSVAVLPDSGLELVAAAAEPEAANGRRVRSRRRSDASAGSPAHAAAAVAVLPVVETGAASDAAPPEPDDASEPRRRRRRSSAAE
- a CDS encoding ribonuclease HII — protein: MRGRSDPLLQRIAGVDEVGRGCWFGPVFAGAVILPASARSALAAAGLTDSKKLTARRRAQLVPLIQQHAESWALGQASAREIDQVGIRAATERAMLRALQRLSAPPPGLVLVDGVLPLRLWEGPQQTVVRGDSEHLEIAAASVLAKQARDALITRLAARYPAYGLERHAGYGTALHRAAVLEAGPTPLHRRSFLGKVLAA
- a CDS encoding DUF1997 domain-containing protein — its product is MPLAFSASQALQLSVPHQAHLLPDYLNDEERVIGALLDPEQLENLGNSHYRYTVTRLQVFQLQIQPVVELVARRSAERIELEAIDCQLEGLGIVDDFQLTLESWLEASAEGLHGEACLAVSVSQPSLLRLIPVKVLEATGRSLLAGILLGMKTRVQQQLLDDFNAWCLAPAAR
- the pheA gene encoding prephenate dehydratase, producing MRIAFLGPVGTYGEQAAIRLCELEGIEAPEFMPQVGIRAVVKAVAEGRCDAAVVPVENSVEGGVTACMDALWEHPELRVARALVLPIRHALLGSGPLDGVSEVLSHPQALAQCSQWLGDQLPAALQLPTSSTADAARMVAGSRFRAAIASLQAAQEHGLEVLAYPINDVAGNCTRFLLLRQGERTLAGPMASLAFSLHANRPGALLEALACFARRDLNMTRIESRPSKREMGEYIFFVDLELPKGEEPLHQALAELKPLCEHLALFGGYPMTQLEAGASA
- a CDS encoding methyltransferase domain-containing protein codes for the protein MQVLAVLTPLAGGLMLMVAVLAGLLLIGLLVWSWRDRAFTSTASVADAYDRWTDDQLLERLWGEHVHLGHYGSPPRRRDFRRAKEEFVHELVRWSGLDQLPTGSTVLDVGCGIGGSARILARDYGLNVLGISISPGQIKRAEALTPDGLSCRFAVMDALALDLPDQSFDAVWSVEAGPHMPDKQRYADELLRVLKPGGLLAVADWNRRDPSVKPLNRLERWVMHQLLVQWAHPEFASIPGFRQNLEQSRWSSGSTHERLQVETGDWSRETLPSWIDSILEGARRPAAVLGLGPRAVLMGLRETPTLLLMHWGFDTGMMQFGVFRGRKPA
- a CDS encoding LON peptidase substrate-binding domain-containing protein: MTQLAVRELPLFPLPDVVLFPQEVLPLHIFEPRYRMMLRTVLDTDRRFGVVRWDPQEGRMADVGCCAEILQCQTQSDDRSNIVTLGQQRFRVLEVVREAPFKVGLVSWIEDDHPENHDRLSDLSSNVEQALKDVVELTGKLMGKPTSLPTDLPDLPRELSFWIGSHLGGPVADQQQTLLEITDTEERLRQEFELLDETRRQLAARTVLQDTFRDLKEPGDDTDR
- the rpsJ gene encoding 30S ribosomal protein S10: MSTAIAQQKIRIRLKAFDRRMLDLSCEKIIETADHTAATAIGPIPLPTKRKIYCVLRSPHVDKDSREHFETRTHRRIIDIYSPSAKTIDALMKLDLPSGVDIEVKL
- the tuf gene encoding elongation factor Tu; the protein is MAREKFERNKPHVNIGTIGHVDHGKTTLTAAITNVLAKKGQAKAQAYDQIDGAPEERERGITINTAHVEYETDGRHYAHVDCPGHADYVKNMITGAAQMDGAILVVAATDGPMAQTKEHILLAKQVGVPALVVALNKCDMVDDEEILELVELEVRELLSSYDFPGDDIPVVKVSGLKALEGDAEWEGKITELMEAVDSGIPEPEREVDKPFLMAVEDVFSITGRGTVATGRIERGVVKVGETVQIVGIKDTRETTVTGVEMFRKLLDEGMAGDNVGLLLRGIQKEDIERGMVLVKPNSIKPHTKFEGEVYVLKKEEGGRHTPFFAGYRPQFYIRTTDVTGQITAFTADDGSNVEMVMPGDRIKMTGELICPVAIEQGMRFAIREGGRTIGAGVVSKIIE